GGTATGGCGAAACAGTGTGAGCTTTCCGTTCGCGGTATGGACTGCGCGGGATGCGCCCGCCATGTGCAGGGTGCTTTGGAGGACATTCCGGGTGTGGCATCTGCGGACGTACGTCTGATGGCGGAACGAGCATCCGTTATGCTGGACGATGACGCGCCCGCCTCGCGCGAGGCACTGGTGCGTGCTGTCGAAGCGGCTGGATACGACGTGGATGAACTCGATACACGTCGGTCCACAGGAAGAGAACATACCGAACGGAGGTCGCTCCTTCTGCTCGCGGGTACCGTCGTGCTAGTTTTAGGACTGGCCGCGGTTGGACATGGACTGGGCTACGTCGAGTGGCTGGAGGCGCGAACGCCCTGGTGGGCCGGACTGGCCGGTGTCCTGGCGCTCGGGTACCCTGTGTTCAAGAGTGTCGGGCGCGCGGCCGTGAAGCTTCGCGTGACCGCCCACACGCTCATGACCGCAGGGGTTGTGGCAGCCGCCGTCGTCGGCGCCTGGGTGACGGCGTTTGTGATCGTCATCTTTATGCGTTTGGGAGACTACGTCGAGCATGCGACGACCGAGCGTGCGCGCGACGCCATTTCTGGCCTGATGAAAGCCGCACCGCAGACGGCCCGCGTGGAACGCGATGGCGAGGAGGTGGATGTGCCGGCCGATCAGGTAGAGCGTGGAGAGATTGTCGTGGTGCGTCCGGGCGAAAAGATTCCGGTTGACGGCAGGGTCGTCAGTGGGCGAGCCGTAATCGACCAGAGCGCGGTCACCGGGGAGCCCGTTCCGGTGGAGGTGATGGACGGGGACGACGTGTACGCCGCGACCATCGCGGAGGGAGGGGCGCTGCGCATCCAAACGGAGGAGGCGGGCTCCGAGACGACCTTCGGCCGCGTCGTGACGATGGTCGAAACAGCCGAAGCGCACCGGGGCGAGACAGAGCAATGGGCCGACAAATTTTCGGGATACTACTTGCCTGTTGTGGTAGGCGTCGCAGCCGTAACGTACTTCGCTACGGGAGATGCGATGTCGTCCGTTGCCGTGCTGGTTGTGGCCTGCTCGTGTGCTTTCGCTCTGGCGACGCCGGTCGCTATGCTGGCATCGATTGGTGTATCTGCTCGTCGTGGGCTGCTCGTCAAGGGAGGACGGTACCTGGAGACGCTGTCTCAGGTCGACACGCTCCTCATCGATAAGACGGGCACTCTAACAGTGGGGCGGCCGGAGGTGACGGAGATTCGTCCGCGAGAAGGGTGGAGTGAAGACGAGGTTTTGCGCCTTGCGGCGAGTGCGGAGCAGTACGCCGAGCATCCCCTGGCCGGAGCCGTGCGTGAAGCGGCCGGCGCTCGGGCGATTACGCTGGACACGCCCGACGACTTTGACGCCGTGCCGGGACGGGGCATCCGTGCTATCGTAGGCGAGGAAACGGTTATTGTCGGAAACCGACGGATGATAGAGGAGGCCGCGGGAGGGGACGGGCAGGCGGTGGCCATCGACATTGGGGACTCAACGCCTGCTGCGGGTGAAACGTATCTCTACGTCGCCGCGAACGGTACCTTGGCCGGTGTAATCGTGACGGCCGACCGGGCGCGAAAAGGGATCGCCGAGGCGCTGGATGCAGTCCGGCAGCAGGGCATCGAAACCATCGAAGTGCTGACGGGCGACCGCGAGGAGGCGGCCCAGGCGCTGGCTAAGCGGCTCGGTCTTGATGTCCAGAGCGAACTTCTGCCCGAGGACAAAATTGAGATTGTGCGCGAATATCAGCGTGCCGGAAAGACGGTCGCTATGATCGGCGACGGCGTGAACGATGCACCGGCGCTGGCCCAGGCGGACGTCGGGATCGCGATGGGCGACGTGGGAACGGACATCGCGGTGGATGCGGCACCGGTCGTGCTGCTTCGAGAGGACTGGTCACTCGTTCCAGATCTTCTGCGAACGGCGAACCGCACGATGAACGTTGTGAAGGGTAACTTCTGGTTCACCGGGCTCTACAACCTCGCCGCGCTCGGTCTTGCCGCAACCGGCTTCTTGCCGCCTGTCGTCGCGGCGGCCATGCACAGCATCCCGGATCTCGGCATTCTCGCCAACTCGTCAAGGCTCCTCCGAAACCGCTCTTGAGGTGGTGCCGGAGGACCGACCCGAGCGACATTCGGATCGGTCTCATCAGCGTTTCCGGCCTTACTCCTGCGGGTCTGTGATGCCGCGTGTAAGGAACTCGTAGATGCGCAGTAGACGATCGATTCGGTGCTGTGGATCGCCCGAGCGGCTAAGGTCGTGTCCTGCGTTCGGGTAGCGCACGTATTCGACCGGACGGTCAAGCACCTTCAGGCTCCGGTACAGAAGTTCGCTCTGAATGACGCCGGTTCGCAGGTCATTGTCCGCGTGCATGATGAGCAGCGGCGTTTCGATGTCGCGAACGAACGTCTGCGGCGAGTTGCGGAGGAGCGCCTCCCGTGGCGGCATCCGCAGTGAGTCCACGGCGAGACTGTCGAGCCCGAAGCCACTGGCCTGCTCCTCGACGAAATATGTGCTGTCCACAGGCATCGGGATGCCGTCGGCGCGGGCACTGTCTTGCGCCGGAACGGGGTATGCACCCTCCCACGGATAACCGCCGAAGTGGGTCGGGACGAGGCGCCAGGCGTTGCCCTCGCCGAAGAACACGCTGAGGTCGTATACCCCACGCTGCGCCACCGCCGCGTCGAAGCGATCCGTCTGCGAGATGATCCATGCCGTCAGGTAGCCTGCGTACGACCCGCCGGTTAGAACCTGCTGCTCTGCATTGGTCCACTCTAGGTCGGCGGCTGCGTCGGCGGCCGCGAGGACATCGTTCATTGGGCCGGTGCCCCAGTCCTGGAAATTCGCCGTTTTGAAGTCGAACCCGTAACCTCCGGAGCCGCGCGGATTGGCGTATACGATGGCGAATCCGCGGGCGGCGAGCATCTGAAACTCGTGCCACATCGTGGCCTCGCCCGGTCCCCACATAGCCGAGGGTCCGCCATGCATCTCGACGAGAAGCGGGGCGGTTTCTCCCTCACTCAGGCCCGGCGGTCGGATGACCCAGGCGTCGATGGTTCGTCCATCGTTTTCGACCTCGATCTTGCGGTGCGTCGCCACCGTTTTGTCGGTGAGCCAGCTGGCGTTGTGCGACGAAATTCGCCGCTCGTTGTCTCCGCCGACGGTGCTGGTGTACAGCTCGTACGGGTTCTGGACCGTTGTGGCGGCATACACGAGGGTGGCGTCGGTCGCGTCGTAGCTCCGGACGCCCGTCTCGGGGCCTGTCAGAATCTCCGGTTCGACCGGCGTGATCATCGTCGAGTCAACAGCGAAGACGGCAGTACTCGTCTCCGCTTCGGGGGCAGCTGCTGGGGCGTCTGGTCGTTCTCCTTCTTCAGAGTCTGCGTCCGGTCGCGCGAAAGGGGCAAACCGTATCAGCGGGAACGCGCCTTCGGAGGCCGACACACCGTAGAGGTACCAGCCGTCAGGCGACCACTTGATCTGGGAGACGGATCGGTCGTAGTCCATGCTGATCAGACGCGGCTTCGTGCGGCCATCCAGCGCGAAGAGCCCGACTTCAGTTTGCGCGTAGCCACTCTGGTTGAGGCTGCTGGCGGTGAAGGCTATTGTCGTGCCATCGCTCGTGACGCGTGGGTTGGAGAGGGCGTATCGCTCCAGGCGAAGGAGGCGCTGCAGGTCCGGCGTGTCGCCCGCGTCGGGGACTTCCGCGACGTAGAGATCGCGCTGGCGTACGCGGTCCGGGTGGGTGGCTACCGCGGGAGCACCACTAAGGACGATCTGTGTGCCAGAAGGAAGCCACTCGGCGCCGCCGTAGCTCCGGAATCCGGATGTCACGGGGCGTGCCGCGGGGCGCTCTGGCGTTGCCGACATCACGTTTCCGGGAACGTCGACAATAAAGAAGTGCCGGAAGGAGACTTCGGGGTCGAGTTCATGCTCGCCCTGGAAGTCGAGGCGCGTGATGACTCTCGGATCATCCGCAGAGCGACGCTCGCCGAGCCATTTTCGGATCTGGAGTAGGGAGCCATCCGGATTAGACGCTGTCGCGCTGGGAATGGGCTGTGAGATCGTGTCCCGAAGTGCGTTCAATGAGTCGGCAAGAACGGCGATACGGTCGCTGTTAACCGCCAGCGTATCGATCGGGTCGAGCGTGATGGAGTCGCGCAGCACGACCAGTTGTCGGCTTTGCTCAGATCCGAGCGTGTCCGACGGGCTCCGGTTCCACCGTTCCTCGCCAAACGTGGCTCCAAACGCGAGCTGCTTTGCAACCTCGCTCCGAGAAAGAGAAGAGGCGTACATCAGGTGCTCGCCGTTCGGGCTCCACTGCGGAGAGGTCGCTCCATTCGGCGCGTCCGTCAGTTGGTAGGGCTCGCCGCCGAAAATCGGCAGGATGAACACCTGCGGCGTGCCGTCGACGGGGCGAACAAAGGCGAGGCGGTCGCTTTCCGGATGCCACGCCGGGTTCGTCGCACCGGCGGGGGACCGCGTCAGGACGTGCGGGGCCGACCGACCGTTCGCCGGGACAACATAAATGCGTTGACGGTAGGCGTATGGCCGATCCTCGCTTGGCGTCTCCTCAACGGTTTTTACGACGTAGGCAGCCGTTCGACCGTCTGGCGACAGCGTCACGTCAGAGATCTGATGGATGTTCAACAGGTCCATCGCCGTGATGGCAGAGGGACCGGGAGCCTCCGTCGGTTGAGCCGTCGCTGCAAGCGGGGCCAGAGCGACAAGGAGGGAAAAAAGAACGGCACACCACCGATCAATACGTTCGGTGAACCGTCGATAAGGCGAGAGCGAAGGGGTAGCAGCGTACGTCATCAGCGAAAAAAGCAGAAACGGTCGGACGTAATGAGTCAGCATCGAACAAACCTATGACCCAGACCGGAGGAATGGTACCCGCTGAATGGAAGGATACGGGAAGAGTGGGGCGAGGGCGAAATTTGAAATGCGAAGTTCGAAATGTCGATTGTGGATCGTGGGTTGGATTTATGTCTGGCGTCCTTGGTTGAGTCGAGGGGTACGGTATTCAGGGAATGGGATCGTTGAAATCGTTTTGCCGGTCTCACCTTTCGGGTGATGTTGATTGGTTTGAACGCTGCGTTTCGATATCGGTTAGACGGGCAGCTTTTTCCATACACGATCCCGTTCGCTTACTAGACATACGCACGCTTGCATGGACCTCCATTACGCTGAATACGGTGACGAAGGACCCGCACTCATCATTCTCCACGGGCTTCTCGGTGCGCACGGAAACTGGCACACGCTCAGCCGGACACGGTTCAGCGAGCATTCTCAGGTTTACGCCGTCGATCAGCGGAATCATGGTGAGAGTCCACACTCGGATCAGTTTGACTACGATGTGATGGCGGTCGACACGCGCGATTTTATCGAACAGCATCACCTCGGCACCGCGACACTCCTGGGTCACTCGATGGGAGGGAAGACGGCGATGCAGACGGCCCTCACTTATCCCGACATCGTCGACCGCTTGATCGTCGTCGACATGTCACCTCGTTCGTACCCGCCCTCGCACGAGCCGCTCCTCAACGCGCTCCAGAGGATCGACCCGACCGACTATAACGACCGGTCCGCGATTGACGACGTTTTAGCGAAGGATGTCCCCTCGTTTAGCATCCGCCAGTTTCTTCTCAAGAATCTGGATTATGACCGGGATGCGGAGCACTATCGCTGGAAAATGAATCTGCCTGTGATCGCAGCAAACTACGGACAGGTCAACAAGCCGGTACAGGCAGATCAGCCCTTCGATAAACCGGCCCTCTTCATTCGCGGAGGCACTTCGTCCTACGTGCAGGATGAGGACATGGACCGGATCAACGAGCTCTTTCCACAAGCCGAACTAGTGACGGTTGAGGGGGCGGGACACTGGGTCCACGCGGAAAAGCCAACAGAACTGGCAGATGCCGTTGAGTCTTTTATCAATCAGACGGCGTAGTGACATAGCCAGCATGAGAAGGAGATGAGGACACCGGCTGAACACTCAGTCTTGACCGGCGCTACCGAAGGCAGCGGCGAGTCCTAGAAGCACGGGTCGGTCGCCTTTTTTGATTGTCTGGCCCGTTGCTCAGAAATAAGACCTCTCGTTCCAAAGGAACCTAAACAAAGATCTTTGCATTTAGCGACTGTCGAAATGTAAACGTGTGTCCTGACTATGCTCTCCCGTCTTCGTACATTTGGTGCATGCATCCTTCTCCTGGCCTTCGGGTTGGGCGGAGTCGTGGCGCCCCATGTGCATACGGCACAGCATGCGGTCGAGAGCACGACGGCCGCGCAGGAGGCGATTCACTGTCAGGATGCCTCGCATGATGCGACAGCGCCGGTCGCTACGGCGCACTTTCATGTTGTCGACGTGCCGGACTGTGTCCTGTGCGCGACGACCCATTTCTTTTCTGCCGTAGTAGCGGACGTCGGTGTAGCCACCGCGCTCGTTACGAAGGCGTTGTCCCTTTTTCCGAATCAGCATGTCCCGCTGATTCGAACGTCCGGCCTCGATATACGCGGCCCGCCGGCTGGAATCGCGTAACTCATTCGAGGATGCATTGCAGCGTCGCTTGGTAATCAGATGCATGTCCAGTGTGTCTGAACTCGGCTTTCGCCCGTTTACGTAACCGCACGATCTGTGCGGGGATATGGCGGTCAAGTCGTCCAAACGGCGTCTTCGTCGACCGAACCTGATCGTTCAGGAGATTTCTGTCGACGGAGAAGTCTGTCGAATCGCTGCGCTTCCGGTCCCATCCGCGTGATGGGCGGAGAATCGTCGGGTGAGCTCAATTCGATTCCCTTGTTGGTCTGCGTGTGCGGACGCTTTGTCTGCGCCAGACCTGAGCTATCTCGATTTTAGCAATTATGCCTGGTTCTTTCGGTTGGGCCGGGGAAGTGGTCTGTCGACGCTGGTCGCAGCTTCTCCCGTGGATTTTGATGATTGCCATGCCCGGTGCCGTGTTCGGTCAATCCGTGCACGGTCGCGTCACGGATGCCGTCGATAGCGCGCCGCTTGCAAACGTGAGCGTCGTCCTTCGTGGGACGTCGACCGGCGTCGCCACCAATCAGCGAGGCGAGTTTTCCCTGCGGCTTCCCGTGCCCGGCACGCACGTCCTCGTCTTCCGGCACCTCGGTTTTCAAACCCAGAGCCGAACGGTGACCGTTCGATTTGACGAACGCATTCGGGTCGATGTCGAGCTTGAACCGGTCGTGATTGGAGCGGAGGAGGTCATTGTTCAGGCACGAGCCCTTGCTGCCGCCGATGCGGCTCGGTCGGTTGAAACGCTGGATACGGGCGAGTTGCGCGCGGACCGGGGGCAGACACTTGGAGACGCTTTGCAGCACATCGCAGGTGTCACGACGCTCAGCACCGGACCCAGCATCGACAAGCCCATCGTTCGTGGTATGCACAGCGAGCGCGTCGTTCTGGTGAATAACGGCGTCCGTCAGGAGGGGCAGCAGTGGGGGCGCGAGCACGCACCCGAGGTCGACCCGTTTGCGCCGGTCGAGGTCTCGATCCTAAAAGGCGCGGCG
The DNA window shown above is from Longibacter salinarum and carries:
- a CDS encoding heavy metal translocating P-type ATPase; the encoded protein is MAKQCELSVRGMDCAGCARHVQGALEDIPGVASADVRLMAERASVMLDDDAPASREALVRAVEAAGYDVDELDTRRSTGREHTERRSLLLLAGTVVLVLGLAAVGHGLGYVEWLEARTPWWAGLAGVLALGYPVFKSVGRAAVKLRVTAHTLMTAGVVAAAVVGAWVTAFVIVIFMRLGDYVEHATTERARDAISGLMKAAPQTARVERDGEEVDVPADQVERGEIVVVRPGEKIPVDGRVVSGRAVIDQSAVTGEPVPVEVMDGDDVYAATIAEGGALRIQTEEAGSETTFGRVVTMVETAEAHRGETEQWADKFSGYYLPVVVGVAAVTYFATGDAMSSVAVLVVACSCAFALATPVAMLASIGVSARRGLLVKGGRYLETLSQVDTLLIDKTGTLTVGRPEVTEIRPREGWSEDEVLRLAASAEQYAEHPLAGAVREAAGARAITLDTPDDFDAVPGRGIRAIVGEETVIVGNRRMIEEAAGGDGQAVAIDIGDSTPAAGETYLYVAANGTLAGVIVTADRARKGIAEALDAVRQQGIETIEVLTGDREEAAQALAKRLGLDVQSELLPEDKIEIVREYQRAGKTVAMIGDGVNDAPALAQADVGIAMGDVGTDIAVDAAPVVLLREDWSLVPDLLRTANRTMNVVKGNFWFTGLYNLAALGLAATGFLPPVVAAAMHSIPDLGILANSSRLLRNRS
- a CDS encoding alpha/beta fold hydrolase encodes the protein MDLHYAEYGDEGPALIILHGLLGAHGNWHTLSRTRFSEHSQVYAVDQRNHGESPHSDQFDYDVMAVDTRDFIEQHHLGTATLLGHSMGGKTAMQTALTYPDIVDRLIVVDMSPRSYPPSHEPLLNALQRIDPTDYNDRSAIDDVLAKDVPSFSIRQFLLKNLDYDRDAEHYRWKMNLPVIAANYGQVNKPVQADQPFDKPALFIRGGTSSYVQDEDMDRINELFPQAELVTVEGAGHWVHAEKPTELADAVESFINQTA
- a CDS encoding S9 family peptidase encodes the protein MTYAATPSLSPYRRFTERIDRWCAVLFSLLVALAPLAATAQPTEAPGPSAITAMDLLNIHQISDVTLSPDGRTAAYVVKTVEETPSEDRPYAYRQRIYVVPANGRSAPHVLTRSPAGATNPAWHPESDRLAFVRPVDGTPQVFILPIFGGEPYQLTDAPNGATSPQWSPNGEHLMYASSLSRSEVAKQLAFGATFGEERWNRSPSDTLGSEQSRQLVVLRDSITLDPIDTLAVNSDRIAVLADSLNALRDTISQPIPSATASNPDGSLLQIRKWLGERRSADDPRVITRLDFQGEHELDPEVSFRHFFIVDVPGNVMSATPERPAARPVTSGFRSYGGAEWLPSGTQIVLSGAPAVATHPDRVRQRDLYVAEVPDAGDTPDLQRLLRLERYALSNPRVTSDGTTIAFTASSLNQSGYAQTEVGLFALDGRTKPRLISMDYDRSVSQIKWSPDGWYLYGVSASEGAFPLIRFAPFARPDADSEEGERPDAPAAAPEAETSTAVFAVDSTMITPVEPEILTGPETGVRSYDATDATLVYAATTVQNPYELYTSTVGGDNERRISSHNASWLTDKTVATHRKIEVENDGRTIDAWVIRPPGLSEGETAPLLVEMHGGPSAMWGPGEATMWHEFQMLAARGFAIVYANPRGSGGYGFDFKTANFQDWGTGPMNDVLAAADAAADLEWTNAEQQVLTGGSYAGYLTAWIISQTDRFDAAVAQRGVYDLSVFFGEGNAWRLVPTHFGGYPWEGAYPVPAQDSARADGIPMPVDSTYFVEEQASGFGLDSLAVDSLRMPPREALLRNSPQTFVRDIETPLLIMHADNDLRTGVIQSELLYRSLKVLDRPVEYVRYPNAGHDLSRSGDPQHRIDRLLRIYEFLTRGITDPQE